In a single window of the Candidatus Eisenbacteria bacterium genome:
- the gcvH gene encoding glycine cleavage system protein GcvH: MNIPEDLRYSHEHEWVRVEGDTATVGITDYAQNELGDIVFVEFPDVGDDVETGGPAGTIEAVKTVADLFAPVSGRIVAVNEDLADNPDRVNKDPYGEGWMIRISLSKPVELEDLLNAEDYGKLLEE, translated from the coding sequence GTGAACATTCCAGAAGATCTCCGCTATTCCCATGAGCACGAGTGGGTCCGCGTCGAGGGGGATACCGCGACTGTGGGGATCACCGATTACGCTCAGAACGAGCTGGGGGACATCGTCTTCGTCGAGTTTCCCGACGTGGGCGACGACGTGGAGACCGGCGGACCCGCCGGGACCATCGAGGCGGTGAAGACGGTGGCGGACCTGTTCGCTCCGGTGAGCGGCCGCATCGTCGCCGTCAACGAAGATCTGGCGGACAACCCGGACCGGGTCAACAAGGACCCGTACGGCGAGGGCTGGATGATCCGGATCAGCCTCTCCAAACCGGTCGAGCTGGAGGACCTCCTGAACGCGGAGGACTACGGCAAGCTGCTCGAGGAATAA
- the gcvPA gene encoding aminomethyl-transferring glycine dehydrogenase subunit GcvPA: protein MSYLPHTDRDRREMLAAIGAESFEDLLAEIPESIRFRGDLHLPPPLSQQEVEEEFDRLAAENRRAAEKDAFLGGGVYDHYVPSIVGATLARPEFYSAYTPYQAEVSQGTLQTVFEFQSLLSRLTGMPLANASLYDGATALVEGVWMARAEGKGRTEIVLPRSLSPRYRAVLRTHLAAAAADIREIDFGEDGFVDAAALDGALSDKTAVVVVQSPNYFGLIEETDRIAERAHRAGALFLQVFDPISLALIRTPGEAGADIAVGEGQSLGGAIGFGGPLLGLFTAQERFLRKMPGRLVGMTEDLDGERAFTLTLQTREQHIRREKATSNICTNQGLMALGAMVYLAALGQKGLRRAALLSQERALELRKELAAAGASFPFDGPFFREFPVVFPDRAVRLGLLPYLFREGIVPGLPLQGHYPALGDAYLTAVTERRSRESIRRFGETVARFLRGIREEEDGHA from the coding sequence ATGAGCTATCTACCGCACACCGATCGGGACCGGAGGGAGATGCTCGCGGCGATCGGAGCCGAGAGTTTCGAGGATCTCCTCGCCGAGATCCCGGAGTCGATCCGTTTCCGGGGCGACCTGCACCTCCCGCCCCCCCTCTCCCAGCAGGAGGTGGAGGAGGAGTTCGACCGTCTCGCCGCGGAGAACCGGCGGGCGGCGGAGAAGGACGCCTTTCTCGGCGGGGGCGTGTACGATCACTACGTCCCGTCCATCGTGGGCGCCACCCTCGCCCGCCCCGAGTTCTATTCCGCCTACACGCCCTATCAGGCGGAGGTGAGCCAGGGGACTCTCCAGACCGTGTTCGAGTTCCAGAGCCTTCTCTCCCGCCTCACCGGGATGCCCCTCGCCAACGCCTCCCTCTACGACGGCGCCACGGCGCTGGTGGAAGGGGTCTGGATGGCTCGGGCGGAGGGGAAGGGGCGGACGGAGATCGTTCTCCCGCGGTCGCTCAGCCCGCGGTACCGGGCGGTGCTCCGGACCCACCTGGCCGCCGCCGCGGCGGACATTCGAGAGATCGACTTCGGTGAAGACGGTTTCGTGGACGCCGCCGCCCTGGACGGCGCACTCTCCGATAAGACGGCGGTGGTGGTCGTCCAGAGTCCCAACTACTTCGGGCTGATCGAGGAGACGGACCGGATCGCCGAGAGGGCGCATCGGGCGGGCGCCCTTTTCCTGCAGGTTTTCGATCCCATCAGTCTCGCTCTGATCCGCACCCCCGGCGAAGCGGGCGCGGATATCGCCGTCGGCGAAGGGCAGTCCCTCGGCGGCGCCATCGGCTTCGGCGGGCCGCTGCTCGGCCTCTTTACCGCGCAGGAACGCTTTTTACGTAAAATGCCCGGCCGTCTCGTCGGGATGACCGAGGACCTGGACGGAGAACGCGCCTTCACGCTCACCCTCCAGACCCGGGAACAGCACATCCGGCGCGAGAAGGCGACCTCCAACATCTGCACCAATCAAGGATTGATGGCGCTCGGCGCGATGGTCTATCTGGCCGCACTCGGCCAGAAGGGGCTTCGCCGGGCGGCGCTCCTCTCCCAGGAACGCGCCCTCGAACTCCGGAAGGAACTCGCCGCGGCGGGCGCCTCCTTCCCCTTCGACGGTCCCTTCTTCCGCGAATTCCCCGTCGTCTTTCCCGACCGCGCGGTTCGCCTCGGATTGCTCCCCTATCTTTTCCGCGAGGGGATCGTCCCCGGCCTGCCGCTCCAGGGGCACTACCCCGCCCTCGGCGACGCCTACCTGACGGCGGTGACCGAGCGCCGGAGCCGCGAATCGATACGCCGCTTCGGGGAAACGGTGGCCCGCTTCCTGCGCGGCATCCGGGAGGAGGAGGACGGCCATGCGTAA
- the gcvPB gene encoding aminomethyl-transferring glycine dehydrogenase subunit GcvPB — MRKGTIFEIGHEGCCSEHLPALAMPEEEILASIPADRRRASEPDIPEVPELELARHLNRLAIMNHHVEKDVYPLGSCTMKYNPKLHEKLSVLPLFARLHPLLPSSITQGALRMLAGLEEALMAITGMDAFTLQPAAGAHGEFTGLHVVGAYFEKKGEERRKVILPDSAHGTNPASVARLGFRPVEVKSDERGETDLERLAQLVDGSTAALMLTLPNTLGLFESRLPRIVEIVHGAGAQIYMDGANLNALMGVVRPGDAGVDVMHTNLHKTFSTPHGGGGPGAGPVGVKEHLRPFLPVPRIRREGDHFVWSHDYPDTIGPVHSYHGNFGVLLRAYAYIRHLGAKGLREATLHAILNANYLRRKVEHAYPVPYDRVGMHEFVASASVFRDKGVHAMDVGKRLLDFGFYAPTISFPLIVKEALMIEPTETESRDALDRFAEALLEIAREIEEDPERVRTAPHTAPIRRVNESLASRRPRLRWEDPDDGGAAARD, encoded by the coding sequence ATGCGTAAGGGAACCATCTTCGAGATCGGCCACGAGGGCTGCTGCTCCGAACACCTCCCGGCCTTGGCGATGCCGGAGGAGGAGATCCTGGCGAGCATTCCCGCGGACCGGCGCCGCGCTTCGGAGCCGGACATCCCCGAGGTGCCGGAGCTGGAGCTCGCCCGTCACCTGAACCGTCTGGCGATCATGAATCACCACGTGGAGAAGGACGTCTATCCTCTCGGCTCGTGCACCATGAAGTACAACCCGAAGCTGCACGAAAAGCTGTCGGTCCTCCCCCTCTTCGCGCGGCTTCATCCTCTCCTCCCGTCGTCGATCACGCAGGGGGCGCTCCGCATGCTCGCCGGGCTCGAAGAGGCGCTCATGGCGATCACCGGCATGGACGCCTTCACGCTCCAACCGGCCGCGGGGGCGCACGGCGAGTTCACCGGCCTCCATGTCGTCGGGGCCTACTTCGAGAAGAAAGGGGAGGAGCGCCGCAAGGTGATCCTGCCCGACTCGGCGCACGGCACCAACCCGGCGTCGGTGGCGCGTCTCGGTTTCCGGCCGGTGGAGGTGAAGAGCGACGAGCGGGGCGAAACCGACCTGGAGCGCCTGGCGCAGTTGGTGGACGGGTCCACCGCCGCGCTCATGCTCACCCTGCCGAACACGCTCGGGCTCTTCGAGAGCCGGCTCCCACGGATCGTGGAGATCGTCCACGGCGCGGGCGCGCAGATCTATATGGACGGCGCCAACCTGAACGCGCTGATGGGGGTGGTGCGTCCGGGCGACGCGGGCGTCGACGTGATGCACACCAACCTGCACAAGACCTTCTCCACTCCCCACGGCGGCGGCGGCCCCGGCGCCGGACCGGTCGGCGTGAAGGAGCACCTCCGCCCCTTCCTCCCGGTCCCGCGGATCCGCAGGGAAGGGGACCATTTCGTCTGGAGCCACGACTATCCGGACACGATCGGCCCCGTGCACTCCTACCACGGCAACTTCGGCGTGCTCCTCCGGGCGTACGCCTACATCCGCCACCTCGGCGCGAAGGGGCTGCGGGAGGCCACCCTCCACGCGATCCTGAACGCCAACTATCTGAGGCGAAAGGTCGAACACGCCTACCCGGTCCCCTACGACCGCGTCGGTATGCACGAGTTCGTCGCCTCCGCTTCCGTGTTCCGCGACAAGGGCGTGCACGCCATGGACGTGGGGAAGCGACTGCTCGATTTCGGCTTCTACGCGCCGACCATCTCCTTCCCGCTCATTGTGAAGGAGGCGCTCATGATCGAGCCGACCGAGACGGAGAGCCGGGACGCGCTCGACCGATTCGCCGAGGCGCTTCTGGAGATCGCCCGGGAGATCGAGGAGGATCCGGAGCGGGTCCGCACGGCCCCGCACACCGCGCCGATCCGGCGGGTGAACGAGAGTCTCGCCTCCCGCCGACCCCGGCTCCGCTGGGAGGACCCGGACGATGGAGGGGCCGCTGCTCGCGATTGA
- a CDS encoding ABC transporter ATP-binding protein gives MEGPLLAIEDLRTCFFLREGTVRAVDRLSLTVRRGEAVGLVGESGCGKSVAALSVLRLVPPPGKITGGAIRFDGQDLLALPEREMRRVRGRRISMVFQEPMTSLNPVLTCGYQVEETLRRHEGLSGREAARRAVEILGLVGITDPERRARDYPHRLSGGMRQRVLLAVALACGPALLIADEPTTALDVTIQAQILDLLDGLREKLGLAVLLITHDLAVVAELADRTAVMYAGEIVEEAPTADLFRRPLHPYTQALLGSIPRLDDEPRPLRPVEGNVPDPLRPPEGCRFHPRCPIAEPRCRLEHPDLEGRPARCLLVGEGEERR, from the coding sequence ATGGAGGGGCCGCTGCTCGCGATTGAGGACCTGCGGACCTGTTTCTTTTTACGTGAAGGAACGGTGCGCGCCGTGGACCGTCTCTCCCTGACCGTGCGCCGGGGGGAGGCGGTCGGGCTTGTCGGCGAGTCGGGGTGCGGCAAGAGCGTCGCCGCCCTCTCCGTCCTCCGCCTCGTGCCGCCGCCGGGGAAAATCACCGGCGGCGCGATCCGTTTCGACGGGCAAGATCTCCTCGCGCTCCCGGAACGGGAGATGCGGCGGGTGCGCGGCCGGCGGATCTCCATGGTCTTCCAGGAGCCGATGACCTCCCTGAACCCGGTCCTCACCTGCGGCTACCAGGTGGAGGAGACCCTTCGGAGACACGAGGGACTCTCCGGGCGGGAGGCCGCTCGCCGCGCCGTGGAGATTCTCGGCCTGGTCGGGATCACCGACCCGGAGAGGCGCGCCCGCGACTATCCCCACCGGCTCTCCGGCGGGATGCGCCAGAGGGTGCTCCTCGCCGTCGCCCTCGCCTGCGGCCCCGCACTCCTCATCGCCGACGAGCCGACAACGGCGTTGGACGTGACGATCCAGGCGCAGATCCTCGACCTCCTCGACGGCCTCCGGGAGAAACTGGGACTCGCCGTGCTTCTGATCACCCACGACCTCGCCGTGGTCGCCGAGCTGGCGGATCGAACGGCGGTGATGTACGCCGGGGAGATCGTCGAGGAGGCGCCGACGGCGGACCTCTTCCGCCGGCCCCTCCATCCCTACACGCAGGCACTTCTCGGCTCCATCCCCCGGTTGGACGACGAACCGCGCCCCCTCCGCCCGGTGGAGGGGAACGTCCCCGATCCTCTCCGCCCGCCGGAGGGATGCCGCTTCCACCCGCGCTGCCCCATCGCCGAACCGCGCTGCCGTCTCGAACACCCGGATCTGGAGGGCCGGCCCGCCCGATGCCTCCTCGTCGGCGAAGGGGAGGAGAGGCGATGA
- a CDS encoding ATP-binding cassette domain-containing protein: MNGNGALLRVESLVKCYPVRRGLFARAREKLRAVDEVSFYINERETYALVGESGSGKSTLGRVLLRLEEPTSGRVFLRDEEVTAADAGRLRALRREMQIVFQDPFGSLNPRIPVGAALAEALRVHRIAPPREIDGEVDRLLDTVGIAAAHADRFPHEFSGGQRQRICIARALALRPSFLVADEPVSALDVSIQAQIVNLLLRLREDLGLSYLLVSHNLALVRHAADRVGVLYLGRLVEEGAVEAIFREPLHPYTRALLAAVPRAAPGRPARRILLGGEIPSAIHPPAGCPFHPRCPEAMPVCRTTPPAWTVPERGRGASCHLLRAGDGNG, encoded by the coding sequence ATGAACGGGAACGGCGCGCTGCTCAGGGTGGAGAGCCTGGTCAAATGCTATCCGGTCCGGCGCGGGCTTTTCGCGCGCGCCCGGGAGAAACTGCGCGCCGTCGACGAAGTCTCTTTTTACATAAACGAACGGGAGACCTACGCCCTGGTCGGGGAGAGCGGTTCCGGGAAGAGCACGCTCGGCCGCGTTCTCCTCCGTTTGGAGGAACCGACGTCTGGGCGCGTTTTCTTGCGGGACGAGGAGGTGACCGCGGCCGACGCCGGGCGGCTCCGGGCGCTCCGCCGGGAGATGCAGATCGTCTTCCAGGATCCCTTCGGATCGTTGAATCCGAGGATCCCCGTCGGCGCGGCGCTCGCCGAGGCGCTCCGTGTCCACCGGATCGCCCCCCCGCGGGAGATCGACGGGGAGGTGGACCGCCTCCTCGACACGGTCGGCATAGCCGCGGCGCACGCGGACCGTTTCCCCCACGAGTTCAGCGGGGGGCAGAGGCAGAGGATCTGCATCGCGCGGGCGCTCGCCCTCCGGCCGAGCTTTCTCGTGGCGGACGAGCCGGTCAGCGCCCTCGACGTCTCCATTCAGGCGCAGATCGTCAATCTGCTCCTTCGCCTGCGGGAGGATCTCGGCCTCTCCTATCTTCTCGTTTCCCATAACCTGGCGCTCGTCCGGCACGCGGCGGACCGCGTCGGCGTTCTCTACCTCGGCCGGCTCGTGGAGGAGGGAGCCGTCGAGGCGATCTTCCGGGAGCCGCTCCATCCCTACACGCGCGCGCTCCTCGCGGCGGTCCCCCGGGCGGCGCCGGGGCGCCCCGCCCGCCGGATCCTTCTCGGCGGCGAAATCCCCTCGGCGATCCACCCTCCCGCCGGCTGCCCCTTCCATCCGCGCTGCCCCGAGGCGATGCCGGTCTGCCGGACGACACCCCCCGCGTGGACCGTTCCGGAGCGGGGAAGGGGGGCTTCCTGCCACCTGCTCCGGGCGGGCGATGGAAACGGCTAG
- a CDS encoding TonB-dependent receptor — MRSLVLVLLLAAALYPPTDTFGQDPATGTLVGSVRSAETGKPVPWADVVIVGTGKGGIVQQNGSFTIQGVPPGTYTVEVKMQGFGIATFEGVAVVGGQITTIHAELQESATRMEAIQVTTDAGEIDTKSSVTEYKVDKDEFKIRSIDNVTDALAKQPGVTVDGQGNLHVRGGRSSEVQYLVDGMPVTDPFVGANTLEVSFASLTNIQLLSGGFDAEYGNAQSGIVNIQTQEGGRKFSGLVKYMTDDYGAPDKTYYNMDNIVFALGGPLMSKDLRFHVSGEGSWSDTYLPPDKEYTKREVLGIKLQDRMFNEYRAQGNLYYYFTPEKKLGGEALFSKVLSDDYYHVFSRVGWWSEENNEWWYEPLDTTFVYFSGPEHMPREISENLQLKGSWTHTLSPETYYTVKASRFSTKYLQRVGNKRTTDYIPFYGNDTQIDPLNRYFAVEGDYPQYTDYQTIRYTMKTDLTSQLTERHQSKFGLQLDYYNMRMFSASFPDSLNPEGPWPDKYHVYSWGGAAYAQDRLEYEGMVLNAGLRLDFYDPGLQSVRLGNEWNASTFQETEDHSLLSRMKTQLSPRIGMAYPISDRDVLHFHYGRFYQLPLFERMYKGLGQAIEQDGGLYGNIFLQPEQTISYEFGVDHQLTDVLNLDMTIFFKDIFGLIDTDEITNGSLASFGNQAPVGYVNQAYGTVKGLEFKLNRRLKNKFGGSIVYTLSRAKGTQSEENSQVLVGTGVLDRKPLSESPLNWDHTHTLVLNLLLTDPGVWQISMDYTFESGSPYTPRRYQQRSARADELNSLRLPDEARLDIRANKLYSIYGQEFRLFVDGSNLLNKENIRTLNPGDWPSNEGLHTVYYTETGQLGGAYNLNEVNSSAGNQFIPLNDPRVLDPMRRVKVGIMFDW; from the coding sequence TTGCGTTCCCTCGTTCTGGTCCTCTTGCTGGCCGCTGCCCTTTATCCCCCCACCGATACTTTCGGGCAGGACCCAGCAACCGGCACCTTGGTCGGTAGCGTTCGGAGCGCGGAAACGGGGAAACCGGTCCCCTGGGCGGACGTGGTGATCGTGGGGACGGGGAAGGGCGGAATCGTCCAGCAGAACGGTAGTTTCACCATCCAGGGCGTACCGCCCGGAACGTACACCGTTGAAGTGAAAATGCAGGGCTTCGGCATCGCGACCTTCGAAGGGGTCGCGGTCGTGGGCGGGCAGATCACCACGATCCACGCCGAACTCCAGGAGTCGGCGACGCGGATGGAGGCCATTCAGGTCACCACCGACGCGGGGGAGATCGACACCAAATCCTCCGTCACCGAATACAAGGTCGACAAAGACGAGTTCAAGATTCGATCCATCGATAATGTGACCGACGCCCTCGCCAAACAGCCGGGCGTGACCGTCGACGGCCAGGGGAACCTGCACGTGCGGGGCGGCCGTTCCTCCGAGGTCCAGTACCTGGTGGACGGCATGCCGGTGACCGACCCCTTCGTCGGCGCGAACACGCTGGAGGTCTCTTTCGCGTCGCTCACCAACATCCAGCTCCTCTCGGGCGGTTTTGACGCCGAGTACGGGAACGCCCAGTCCGGCATCGTCAACATCCAGACCCAGGAGGGCGGGCGGAAGTTCTCGGGCCTCGTCAAGTACATGACCGACGACTACGGCGCGCCGGACAAGACCTACTACAACATGGACAACATCGTGTTCGCCCTCGGCGGACCGCTGATGTCCAAGGATCTGCGGTTCCACGTCTCCGGCGAGGGGAGCTGGAGCGACACGTACCTGCCGCCGGACAAGGAATACACCAAGCGCGAGGTTCTCGGCATCAAGCTGCAGGACCGGATGTTCAACGAGTATCGGGCGCAGGGGAACCTGTACTACTACTTCACGCCCGAAAAGAAACTGGGCGGGGAAGCCCTCTTCTCCAAGGTGCTGAGCGACGACTACTATCACGTCTTCAGCCGCGTCGGCTGGTGGTCCGAAGAGAACAACGAGTGGTGGTACGAACCGCTCGACACCACCTTCGTCTACTTCTCCGGTCCGGAGCACATGCCCCGCGAGATCAGCGAGAACCTGCAGCTGAAGGGCTCCTGGACGCACACGCTCTCGCCGGAGACGTATTACACCGTGAAGGCGAGCCGGTTCTCCACCAAGTATCTGCAGCGCGTGGGGAACAAGAGAACGACGGATTACATCCCCTTCTACGGGAACGACACCCAGATCGACCCGCTGAACCGCTACTTCGCGGTGGAGGGGGACTATCCCCAATACACCGATTACCAGACCATCCGCTACACGATGAAGACGGACCTGACGAGCCAGCTCACCGAGCGGCACCAGTCCAAGTTCGGTCTCCAGCTCGACTACTACAACATGCGGATGTTCAGCGCCTCCTTCCCGGATTCGCTCAATCCGGAGGGGCCCTGGCCGGACAAGTACCACGTCTACTCCTGGGGAGGCGCCGCCTACGCTCAGGACCGCCTCGAGTACGAGGGGATGGTGCTGAACGCCGGTCTCCGGCTCGACTTCTACGACCCCGGCCTCCAGTCGGTGCGGCTCGGGAACGAGTGGAACGCCTCCACCTTCCAGGAGACGGAGGACCACTCGCTCCTCTCCCGGATGAAGACCCAGCTCAGCCCGCGGATCGGGATGGCTTATCCGATCTCGGACCGGGACGTGCTTCACTTCCACTACGGCCGGTTCTACCAGCTGCCCCTCTTCGAGCGCATGTACAAGGGGCTCGGGCAGGCGATCGAGCAGGACGGCGGGCTCTACGGGAACATCTTCCTGCAGCCGGAGCAGACCATCAGCTACGAGTTCGGCGTGGACCACCAGCTGACGGACGTCCTCAACCTGGACATGACCATCTTCTTCAAGGACATCTTCGGCCTGATCGACACCGACGAGATCACCAACGGCAGCCTGGCGAGCTTCGGCAATCAGGCGCCGGTCGGCTACGTCAACCAGGCCTACGGCACCGTCAAGGGGCTCGAGTTCAAGCTGAACCGCCGGCTGAAGAACAAGTTCGGCGGGAGCATCGTCTACACCCTCTCCCGGGCGAAGGGGACCCAGTCCGAGGAGAACAGCCAGGTCCTCGTCGGAACCGGCGTGCTCGACCGCAAGCCCCTCTCCGAATCCCCGCTCAACTGGGACCACACCCACACGCTGGTGCTCAACCTGCTGCTCACCGATCCCGGCGTTTGGCAGATCTCGATGGACTACACCTTCGAGAGCGGGTCGCCCTACACCCCCCGCCGCTACCAGCAGCGGAGCGCGCGCGCCGATGAGCTGAACAGCCTGCGGCTCCCCGACGAAGCCCGCCTGGACATTCGGGCGAACAAGCTGTACAGCATTTACGGGCAGGAGTTCCGGCTTTTCGTGGACGGTTCGAACCTGCTGAACAAGGAAAACATCCGTACCCTGAATCCGGGCGACTGGCCCTCCAACGAAGGGCTGCATACGGTGTACTACACCGAGACGGGCCAGCTCGGCGGCGCGTATAACCTGAATGAAGTGAACTCGTCCGCCGGAAACCAGTTCATCCCGTTGAACGATCCCCGCGTGCTCGACCCCATGCGCCGAGTGAAGGTGGGGATCATGTTCGACTGGTAG